The DNA segment GACTGGTCCAGCCAGACCGGGGCCAGCCAGCTCGGCATCCTGCACGGCAGCACCTTCGACGTGCCGGCCTTCCGCTGGTACGAGAAGGACCGGGGCGAGGTGATGGTCTGCAACCGCCCGACCAGCGCGGCCGAACTGCAACGCCGCGCCGTAGCGCGTACCGGCGACGGCGGACTGCTCACCGTGGACGGCGCCAGCCGCGGCAACCTGTTCAGCGGCGGCGCGGGCGAGCAGGCCCTCGTCCTGTCCATCGCCGCCCGCCGCCGCGGCCGGGAGAACCGTTCCCGCGCCGGCTACTTCGCCTACTTCTCCGACCCCGCCAACGCGGTCCGCACCGCCCTGTCCTTCGTCGCCGAGGTCGCCCGCGAGATCGGCCAGTCCACCCGGGCCCGCTTCGGGAAACAGCGCCCCCGGGTGAGCCGCGGCGGCCTCTACCCCCTCGTGCGCGCCTTCGCCACCGTCGTCGAACGGGACGTGGTCGTCGCCGCGGTGATGGGCGACCTGCTCGCCGGCCGCACCGCCGTCTACGCCGACCTCGTCGCCTACGACGAGGTCGCCCACCACTCCGGACCGCACAGCGGCGACGCCGAGAAGGTCCTGCGGCGCCTGGACCGTTCCCTCGCGCTCATCGAGAAGGCGGCCGAACACGCCCCCCGCCCCTACCACCTGGTGGTCCTGTCCGACCACGGCCAGAGCCCCGGCGAGACCTTCCGCGCCCGCTACGGCCTCACCCTCGCCGACCTGGTCCGTGCCGGCAGCGGGCTGCCGGTGCCCCGCCGCGCCGAACGCACCGCCAGCGGCACCGAGGCCCGGGCGGCCGTGCGCGCCGCACTGCGCCGGCCGGTGGAGGAGGAGAGCGCCCGGCACCGGCCCGCCCCGCGCTCGGAGCCCGTCGTGCTGGCCTCCGGCAACCTCGGCCTCGTCTCCTTCCCCGACGTGCACCACCGCATGACCAAGGAGGAGATCGACGCCCGCCACCCGGCCCTGCTCACCACCCTCGCCAACCACCCCGGCATCGGCTTCCTGCTGGTGCGCAGCGAGGAGCACGGCGGTGTGGTGCTCGGCCCGCACGGCACCGAGATCCCGCTGGCCGAACTGGACGGCCGGCCCGGACCGCTGGAGTGTTTCGGCCCCGGCGCCGCCGACGCCGTCCGCCGTACCCACTCCTTCCCGCATACCGCCGACATCATGGTCAACTCCTGTTACGACCCCGCCGACGGCGAAGTCCTCGCCTTCGAGGAGCAGATCGGCTCCCACGGCGGTCTCGGCGGCGCCCAGTCCCGCCCGTTCCTGCTCTCCCCGCTCGCCCTGTCCGCCCCGGCCGGGGACGGCGCCGCGCCGTTCGGCGCCGAGCACGTGCACGACGTACTGCGCCGCTGGCTGCGCGAGTCGAACGGCCCCCAGGTGCCCCTGGAACCGGAGCGGGACCGCCGCGCGGCCTGACCCCCGGTCTTCCCTCAGCCGGACCGATGGTGCTGTGCCGGAGATCCCGTCTCCCCGTGATGTCGCCTCCGCCATGCGGTGCGGGCGATCTCCAGTGCGCCCGCGGCCTCCGCGATCGCTCTGACGGCGGATGTGACCACGGCGGCTTCGAAGAAGGTGCCGATCATGAACTTGGCGTCCCGCAGTTCCATCGCGAACAAGACCGCCACGGCGCAGCAGTAGAGAGACGCCCAGAACCCGCGCTTCCGGCTGCGCGGGCAGACGAACAGGGGAACGGCCGGCCAAGGCGTCACACGGACCGAACGCGTTGCCGTCGGGCGCCGTGTCCGGGAAGTCGGAAAAGGCCCCGCCCCGCTCCCGTGCGCCCCGCGTGGCCGGTCCTTCACGGTGCGCCGGGCCCGGATGTGATCGGATGGGAGGCGGAACCCGGAACCGGGGCCCACCCGTTCGCGAAAGGATCAGCCGTGGCCACCACGCGCACCGCACACACCGACTGGGAAGGCGACCTGCTCAAGGGCAGCGGCGTCGTCACCTTCGACTCCTCCGGCATCGGCGACTTTCCGGTGTCGTGGCCGTCGCGCGCCGAGCAGGCGAACGGCAAGACCAGCCCCGAGGAGCTGATCGCCGCCGCCCACTCCAGCTGCTTCTCCATGGCGCTGTCGCACGGGCTGGCCGGTGCCGGCACCCCGCCCACCCGCCTGGAGACCAAGGCCGACGTGACCTTCCAGCCGGGCGAGGGCATCACCGGCATCCACCTCACCGTCCGCGGCCAGGTGCCGGGACTGGACGCGGAGGGCTTCGTGGCGGCGGCCGAGGACGCCAAGAAGAACTGTCCGGTCAGCCAGGCCCTGACGGGCACGACCATCACCCTGACCGCCGAGCTGGCCTGACGCTCGTACGTCCGGCGGATGCCGCGCCCCCACCCGGGGCGCGGCATCCCGCTGTCCGGCCGGGCCGGCGGGGTGCCCTCCGAACCGGTCGTACGGTGTGCGCTCCCCACCCCTCGAAGCTCACAGGCGCTCGCGGCACTCCCGCAGGATCTTCTGCGTGCGCCGCGCCGACGCCGCGCGCGCCGTCATGTGGTCCAGCACCTCCAGGTGCGCTGCGACCTCACGGCGGGAGTCCAGATAGAGGGCACCGGTCAGGTACTCGGTGAACACCATGTCCGGCAACTCCGGTTCACCGAACCGGAACAGCGTGAACGGCGCGTACGTCCCCGGGTGCGGGCCGGCCGCGAACTCGGCGAGCTGCAGGGTGAACCGGTCGCGTTCGGCGTACTCCAGCAGCCGGTCCAGCTGGTCGCGCATCACCTCGGGACGGGCGCTCACCGGGCGCCGCAGCACCGTCTCGTCCATGATCACCCAGAGGTGCGGCGGATCGTCCCGCTCCAGCAGCCGCTGCCGCTCCATGCGCAGCGACACATGCCGCTCGACCGTCTCCGGGCCGGTCTGCCCTATCGTCCCGGCCTCCAGCACCGCCCGCGCGTACCCCTCGGTCTGCAACAGGCCGGGCACGAAGTGCGGTTCGTAGGAGCGGATGATCCGCGCGGCGCCCTCCAGGCTGACGTACAGACTGAACCAGTCCGGCAGCACGTCGTGGAACCGCTGCCACCAGCCCGGCTCGTTCGCCTCCTCGGCCAGCCGGACGAACGCGGCCGCCTCCTCGGCGGCCACCCCGTAGGCGGACAGCAGCATCTGGACGTACGGGATCTTCAGCGAGACCTCGGCCATCTCCATCCGCCGTACGGTCGCCGACGCCACCCGGAGCACCTGGGCGGCCTCCTCGCGGCTGAGACCGGCCGCCTCCCGCAGCTCCTGCAACCGCTTGCCGAGCACCACCTGACCCACGGTGGGCGCGGGCCGCCGCTCACTCACGCCACGCCCTCCCCTACGCGCCGACGTACGCGCCGACGTACGCGCCGACGTACGCGCCGACGTACGCGTGCAGTCTGTCATGCGACCGCGCCCTCGCACACGCGTCTGAGACGGGTCGGTCGCGAGGCGGGGCGGTGGGTCAACCAGGCCGCAGGGGAAGATACTTGACGGTCGCCGGTCGCCGGTCGGCCGGCAGGAGTGACTCGACGGCGAGTCCGGCGACGGTGACGTCCGCGGGCGTGTTGAACGTGCTGAACGTGTTGAAGGTGGAGACCGACGGGACGGCCGACGCGATCCTGCCGTGTTGCTCGACGCGCAGTGGAAGCGCGGGTTGCGACAATGGCCGTACGAGCGACCGCAATCGAGAGAAGGATCCCCTGCTGCCGTGTCCGGACGGGGAGTTGAGGAGCGCACCCATGAAGCAGCAGCCGTGGAAGGCCTCGTGGGAGGCCGAGGCCGTGTACCGGGCCAGGGTCCGGGGCTGCCTCCTCGGCGGGGCTCTCGGCGACGCCCTCGGCTACCCCGTCGAGTTCGCCTCGCTGGAACGGATCCGTGCCCAGCACGGCGAGCGTGGGGTGACCGGCCCGGCGACCGGCGTGAGCGCGACGGTCGCCCGGATCAGCGACGACACCCAGATGACCCTGTTCACCGTCGATGCCCTGCTCCAGGCACACGCACGGGAACGGGAGAAGGGGATCGGCGGCGGCTGGGCCCTGCTGCTGCGCTGGGCCTACGAGCGGTGGCTGGAGACCCAGCGCTGGTCCGGCCCGGAGCAGGCCGACCCGCCGCCGAGCGGCGCCCCCGAGGGCGGCCTCGTCACCGAGGCGTGGCTGTACGCCCGCCGCGCACCCGGCAACGCCTGCCTGTCCGGCGCCGCCCAGATGTACGCCCCCGACCCCGCCCTCCCGCTCGACGGCAGGCCGGGGCAGGTCAACCCCGACTCCAAGGGCTGCGGCACCGTGATGCGCTCGGCGCCCTTCGGCCTCGTCAACACCCCCGACGCGGCCTTCGCCATGGCGGCCCGGGGCGCCCAGATCACCCACGGCCACCCCACCGGCTACTACGCGGCGGGCGCGCTGGCCGCGATCGTCGCCCACCTCGTCGAGGGCGACTCGCTGGAGGGCGCGGTCCTGCGCACCCTGCGGCTGCTGGAACGATATCCCGGCCACGAGGAGACGACGGCAGCCCTGCGCGAGGCCCTCGACCTGGCCGCCGAGGGCGCACCGACCGCCGAGAAGGTCGAGTCCCTCGGCGCGGGCTGGGTCGCGGAGGAGGCCCTCGCGATCGGCGTCTACTGCGTTCTGGCCGAGCCGCGCGTGAAGGACGCCCTCCTGCTGGCGGTCAACCACTCGGGCGACAGCGACTCCACCGGCTCGGTCTGCGGCAACCTCCTCGGCGCCCGGTACGGCGACGTCGGCCTCCCGCACGCGTGGGTCGGGCGGGTGGAGGGCCGGGACCGGATCGCCGCGCTGGCGGACGACCTCGCGGCGGAGCGCGTACGCGGCTGAACGTGACAGGCTGACCACGTCCCCACCCGTCACGGCGGCCGTACCGGACAGGCGGGGCACGTCCGGCCGGCGCCGCCCCGGCGCACGTACCGGTGCCGTCCCGAGAGGAGACCGACATGCCCGTCGAACCGCTGTCGCAGAAGGAGATCGAGGACCGGCTCGCCGAACTGCCCGGCTGGTCCCTCGACGGGGACCGCCTCACCCGCAGCTACCGGCTCGGCTCGCACTTCGCGGCGGCTGCGCTGGTGATGGGCATCGCCGGCATCCAGGACGAGCTGGACCACCACTCCGACCTCACCCTCGGGTACCACACCGTGTCCCTCGCCGTGCACACCCACAGCGTGGGCGGCTTGGTCACCGAGAAGGACTTCGAACTCGCCCGCAGGGTGGAGGACATCGCGCCGGGCCGGGCGGCACACTGAGGCCCGTGCTCAACTACGACAAGGAAGCGGACGCCTATGACGCGTCCCGCGGCGGCGAGGCGCGCGCCGAGGCTGCCGCCCGGGCCGTCCTCGGCCTGATACCCCACCGGCCCGGGCGCCCGGCCCGGCTCCTGGACGCCGCCTGCGGCACCGGGATCGTCACCCGGCGCCTGGCGGCCGCCCGGCCCGGACTGCGCGTGACCGGCACGGACCTCGCCCCCGCCATGGTCCGCATGGCCGCCGCCCGCTTGCCCGGCGCGATCCTGCGGGCCGACAGCCGCCGACTGCCCTTCGCCGACGCCTCGTTCGACGCGGTCACCACCGTCTGGCTGCTGCACCTGCTGTCCGACCCCGCCGACCTGCACGCCGTGATCGCCGAGTGCGCACGCCTCCTGCGGCCCGGCGGGGTGTACGTCACCACCGTCGACAAGGCGCGGTCGCACGACGTCGGCAGCGACATCGACACCGTCCTCGCCACACGTCCGCGGCACGCCGCCCCCGACGCCGCCGGCACGGTCGCCGCCCACGCCGCCGGGCTGGGCCTGACCCCGTCCGGCGAGGCGGTCTTCCCCGGCGTCGGCCAGGGACGCACCCCCGCGAGCACCGTCGCCGACCTCAGGCGCGGCTGGTTCACGGTCCTGCCGTCCGGCGATCCGCGCACCGAGGACTTCGCCGTCCGCCTCGCCCGCCTCCCGGACCAGCACCGCCACCGCCCGGACCCGGTCTTCGCCGTACGCGCCTTCCGGAAACCGGCCGAGGCCGGGTGACGACGGCGGTACGGCCGCTTGCCGCCATGCGCTCCTCCCGCCGTTCTCTTTTGCCGTAACGGCAAAGGAACTGGCCCGCACCCGGTGTGTCGTCGCACGCTGACCGCAAGCGGACGAGAGGCTGACCATCATGGCGCACGACCACCACGCCGACCACGACCACAAGCACGGGCACGACCACAAGCACGGCCACGGGGACCAGGGCGGGCACGGGGACAAGGGCGGGCACGGCGGCCAGGGCGGGCACGCCGGAGGCCACCACCACTCCGACCTGGACTGGAGCGAGATGGGCCCGCACCTGGAGGCGCAGGCGGAACTGTTCGCTCCCCTGTACGAGCAGGCGATGACCTGGCTCGCGCAGGAGGTGATCGAGCCGGGGCTGATCGTCGACGCGGGCAGCGGCCCCGGAGTCGTGTCGTGCCTCCTCGCCGAGACCTTCCCCGGCGCCCGGGTCGCCGCGGTCGACAGCGCCGAGCCGCTGCTGGAACGCGCCCTCGCCCGTGCCACCGAGCGGGACATGGCCGACCGCTTCGACACGCTCGCCGGTGAACTCCCGGGCGTTCTGGGTGAGTTGGAGTACCCGGTCGATCTGCTGTGGGCCGGCCGCAGCCTGCACCACCTGGGCGACCAGCGGGCCGCACTCGCCGCCTTCGCCGAGCGGCTGGCCCCCGGCGGTACCGTCGCGATCCTCGAAGGCGGACTGCCCGTCCGTTTCCTGCCCCGAGACATCGGCATCGGCCGCCCCGGCCTCCAGGCGCGCCTGGACGTGGTGCAGGAGGAGTGGTTCGCCGGCATGCGCGCCGGCCTGCCCGGCTCCGTCGCCGAGACCGAGGACTGGCCGGCCCTGCTGACCTCCGCCGGTCTGAAGTACACCCGCACGCGCAGCTTCCTGCTCGACCTGCCCGCCCCGGTGACCGACAGCGCCCGCGCCTACGTCGCGGACACCCTCTCCCGCCTGCGTGACGCGGGCGACGAGTGCCTGGACGCCGAGGACCGCGCCACCCTGGACCGCCTGCTCGACCCGTCCGACCCGGCGAGCGTGCACCACCGCCCGGACCTGTTCGTCCTGGGCGCGCACACGGTCCACACCGCGGTACGCCCCGCCTAGGTCCTGCCTGGGCCCTGCCTCCCCCGGCCGGGTGGAGATCCCCTTCCGGGGCAGCTGCGGCAGCCTGCCCCCGGGGTGTCCGCTCACCGCCGGCCGGATCGCCGGCCCGGTCGTCCGGGCGATCCGGCGACCGGCCGGGGTCGACGCCAGCACCGTCGTCGTACGTCCGCCGGGTCAGCCCAACTGGCGTGACAACGGCGTCAGTTGTCCTGCAGGAACTGCTTGGCCAGTTGGTCCCCGAGGGTCACGGCCGCGCTGTGGCTCTCGATGGGGGAGACCTTGGAGTTCTTGAACAGGATGTACGTCACGCCGGAGTCGGCCCCACCGGTGGCCGGGTCGGGGTCGATGCCGAGGGCCTGGGCGGTGGCGTAGGACGCCTCGCCGATGATCTTCGTGGGGCCGGTGTCGCCGACGACGGCGTACTCGACCTTGTTGTTGTAGACGACGGCGACGACACCGCCGCCCTTGATGCCCGCGCTCGAGTAGTTCCAGATGCTGCTGGAGCTGGGGACCACCACGTACGGCAGCGACTCGGCCTTCAGGGGCTTGCCGTCGGACTGGTGGAAGGCGGTGTCGTCCTGGTACCAGGGGTCACGGTCCTCGTTGCAGTTGGTGCTGCGCCGGCCGTCGCAGTCGATGTCCATGTCGGCCTTCCAGAACACCGCGCCGTTCTTGCCGCACACGGGGACCGTGGCCGAGGTCTCGTCGTCGGTCTTGTACTTGCCGGTCGAGATCTGCGAGCAGGACGTCACCTTGGCGAGCAGGTCGGCCGCGCTGACCGTGCCCTCCTGGACCGAGGCCGGTGTGCGGGTGTGGGAGGTGTCCGCGGCGCCGGCGGGGAGCGTTCCGGCGGCGAGCAGGGCGGCGCCGGAGGCCGCGGCGAGGGTCAGTGATCGAAGACGCACTGTGGAGGACCCTTCTGTTAGGAAAGTTTCCTTACCGGGTGTCGTACAAGGTGGCCCCGCCTGCATGTCCGCGTCAACCCCCGAGCGGGCCGGGCGTTCGGCGGGAGCCGTCGGGGTCACGGTCGAATGTGCTGTTTTGCGGTGTTATGTTCCCGGCGGAACACTGGTCGTGTCGGGCTGGGAGGAGAAATCTCATGTTCGTACGCACCATCTACGTGACGGGTGACCCCGAGAAGATCGAGACGGCCGTCAGGGCGCTGAACAGTGAAGGGCGGGAGCTGCTCGAGGAACGCCCCGGGTACCGGGGAGCCGGCGTCTTCGTGGACCGGGAACTCGGCAAGCTGCTGGGAGTGAGCTGGTGGGACTCGCGGAAGGCGAGGCACAACAGCGACGAGGTGATGCGTGAGCACCGGCCGGCCATGCTGGAGCCGTTCGCGGGCACGCTCGCGGTGGAGAACTTCGAAGCGGTGGCGTACCACGCGGTGGGGGTGCCGCGGATGGGCGGCGGGCTGCGCGTCACACGGGTGCAGTTCGATCCCGCGGACGCCGACCTGTTCGCCGAGACCTTCCGGTCGTCCGTGCTCCCGAGGCTGCGGGACCTGCCCGGCCTGGCCACGGTCGGCCTCTTCGTCGACCGGGAGCGGGGGACGGGCCAGGTCGGCACCCTCTTCACCGACCGCGCGTCCATGGCGGCGTCGCGAGCCGCCCAGGCCGCCGTCCGGCACGACGCCGCGGCCGAGGCCCGGGTGAGCGTCGTCGGCCTGGAGGAGTTCGAGGTCGTCCACGCCGACGTGGACCCCGGCTGACGCCGTCCGCGGTGCGGCCGGGGCACGACCGCCGGGCACCGCGGTGCCCGGCGGTCCGCCGTC comes from the Streptomyces sp. NBC_00820 genome and includes:
- a CDS encoding ADP-ribosylglycohydrolase family protein, translating into MKQQPWKASWEAEAVYRARVRGCLLGGALGDALGYPVEFASLERIRAQHGERGVTGPATGVSATVARISDDTQMTLFTVDALLQAHAREREKGIGGGWALLLRWAYERWLETQRWSGPEQADPPPSGAPEGGLVTEAWLYARRAPGNACLSGAAQMYAPDPALPLDGRPGQVNPDSKGCGTVMRSAPFGLVNTPDAAFAMAARGAQITHGHPTGYYAAGALAAIVAHLVEGDSLEGAVLRTLRLLERYPGHEETTAALREALDLAAEGAPTAEKVESLGAGWVAEEALAIGVYCVLAEPRVKDALLLAVNHSGDSDSTGSVCGNLLGARYGDVGLPHAWVGRVEGRDRIAALADDLAAERVRG
- a CDS encoding phage holin family protein, with amino-acid sequence MRWRRVAGQVGRSVTVWAVSTLTMLVLAGLLPDFRLQSADGDSATRIGVTAALGAGAFGVLSAVVWPLLVRLLLLVPALVLGLLVFFLNGSLLLLALRVNPSGRGEVAPETAVIVAAVMSAVASATGAALAVRDDDAYRRRLLRLADRRRRSTPPCPDTTGLVCIQLDGVGHDVLTAAVRKGLMPTVARRLAPADGMRPTHRLTPWRTDWSSQTGASQLGILHGSTFDVPAFRWYEKDRGEVMVCNRPTSAAELQRRAVARTGDGGLLTVDGASRGNLFSGGAGEQALVLSIAARRRGRENRSRAGYFAYFSDPANAVRTALSFVAEVAREIGQSTRARFGKQRPRVSRGGLYPLVRAFATVVERDVVVAAVMGDLLAGRTAVYADLVAYDEVAHHSGPHSGDAEKVLRRLDRSLALIEKAAEHAPRPYHLVVLSDHGQSPGETFRARYGLTLADLVRAGSGLPVPRRAERTASGTEARAAVRAALRRPVEEESARHRPAPRSEPVVLASGNLGLVSFPDVHHRMTKEEIDARHPALLTTLANHPGIGFLLVRSEEHGGVVLGPHGTEIPLAELDGRPGPLECFGPGAADAVRRTHSFPHTADIMVNSCYDPADGEVLAFEEQIGSHGGLGGAQSRPFLLSPLALSAPAGDGAAPFGAEHVHDVLRRWLRESNGPQVPLEPERDRRAA
- a CDS encoding helix-turn-helix domain-containing protein, which encodes MSERRPAPTVGQVVLGKRLQELREAAGLSREEAAQVLRVASATVRRMEMAEVSLKIPYVQMLLSAYGVAAEEAAAFVRLAEEANEPGWWQRFHDVLPDWFSLYVSLEGAARIIRSYEPHFVPGLLQTEGYARAVLEAGTIGQTGPETVERHVSLRMERQRLLERDDPPHLWVIMDETVLRRPVSARPEVMRDQLDRLLEYAERDRFTLQLAEFAAGPHPGTYAPFTLFRFGEPELPDMVFTEYLTGALYLDSRREVAAHLEVLDHMTARAASARRTQKILRECRERL
- a CDS encoding class I SAM-dependent methyltransferase, with amino-acid sequence MLNYDKEADAYDASRGGEARAEAAARAVLGLIPHRPGRPARLLDAACGTGIVTRRLAAARPGLRVTGTDLAPAMVRMAAARLPGAILRADSRRLPFADASFDAVTTVWLLHLLSDPADLHAVIAECARLLRPGGVYVTTVDKARSHDVGSDIDTVLATRPRHAAPDAAGTVAAHAAGLGLTPSGEAVFPGVGQGRTPASTVADLRRGWFTVLPSGDPRTEDFAVRLARLPDQHRHRPDPVFAVRAFRKPAEAG
- a CDS encoding 4a-hydroxytetrahydrobiopterin dehydratase; protein product: MPVEPLSQKEIEDRLAELPGWSLDGDRLTRSYRLGSHFAAAALVMGIAGIQDELDHHSDLTLGYHTVSLAVHTHSVGGLVTEKDFELARRVEDIAPGRAAH
- a CDS encoding glycoside hydrolase family 75 protein, which encodes MRLRSLTLAAASGAALLAAGTLPAGAADTSHTRTPASVQEGTVSAADLLAKVTSCSQISTGKYKTDDETSATVPVCGKNGAVFWKADMDIDCDGRRSTNCNEDRDPWYQDDTAFHQSDGKPLKAESLPYVVVPSSSSIWNYSSAGIKGGGVVAVVYNNKVEYAVVGDTGPTKIIGEASYATAQALGIDPDPATGGADSGVTYILFKNSKVSPIESHSAAVTLGDQLAKQFLQDN
- a CDS encoding class I SAM-dependent methyltransferase translates to MAHDHHADHDHKHGHDHKHGHGDQGGHGDKGGHGGQGGHAGGHHHSDLDWSEMGPHLEAQAELFAPLYEQAMTWLAQEVIEPGLIVDAGSGPGVVSCLLAETFPGARVAAVDSAEPLLERALARATERDMADRFDTLAGELPGVLGELEYPVDLLWAGRSLHHLGDQRAALAAFAERLAPGGTVAILEGGLPVRFLPRDIGIGRPGLQARLDVVQEEWFAGMRAGLPGSVAETEDWPALLTSAGLKYTRTRSFLLDLPAPVTDSARAYVADTLSRLRDAGDECLDAEDRATLDRLLDPSDPASVHHRPDLFVLGAHTVHTAVRPA
- a CDS encoding OsmC family protein yields the protein MATTRTAHTDWEGDLLKGSGVVTFDSSGIGDFPVSWPSRAEQANGKTSPEELIAAAHSSCFSMALSHGLAGAGTPPTRLETKADVTFQPGEGITGIHLTVRGQVPGLDAEGFVAAAEDAKKNCPVSQALTGTTITLTAELA